The Oscillatoria acuminata PCC 6304 genomic interval GTTCAACGGTTGATGACCGCAGCAGATAGTCAATACTTATTTTTAATCGGTGCGTATCGGGATAACGAAGTCAATCCCGCCCACCCTCTAATGCTGACAGTCGAAGAGATTAAAAAAGATAGACCAACAGTTTACGAAATTTCTCTTAATCCTCTAGCACTCGTTGACATTACCCAGTTAATCTCCGATACCCTGCATCAAAGGCTGGACCTAGTGCAACCCCTAGCCCAATTATTGCAAACCAAAACTGAGGGAAATCCGTTTTTTCTGACCGAATTTTTAAAGACTTTATATAACGAAGACTTACTAATCTTTGATTATAATGACCGCAATTGGCACTGGGACATCCAGCGTATTCAAGAACAGCCGATCGCCGAAAATGTGGTAGACTTGATGGCCGCTAAATTGCATAAGCTGCCGGTAGAAACCCAAACAGCTTTGCAGTTAGCTGCTTGTATTGGTAACCAATTTGACTTAGCGACCTTAGCGCTTATTAATGAAACATCAGCCCGGGAAACTGCTTTCGCCTTGAAACCTGCCATGAATCAGGGATTTATTTTTCCCCTCAGTGATGATTATAAGTTACTTGAACTCGATGTCCAAAATTTGGGAGAGGGCTTATTGGTTGATTACAAGTTTGCCCATGACCGCATCCAACAAGCTGCCTACTCCTTGATTCCTCCAACTGAAAAACAAGAAGTTCATTTAAGAATTGGTCGCTTATTGATACAAGATAAAGACCCAGAGGAATTAGGGGGAAAACTTTTTAATATTGCTAATCAATTCAATTTAGGTCGGACTTTAATTCAAACAACAGAAGAACGAAATAAGTTAGCTGAACTCAATTTACAGGCCGGTCTAAAAGCCAAAGAATCAGCCGCTTATCAACCTGCTTATAATTACTTGAAGCTGGGTTTGGAATTACTGTCTTTGCAATCTTGGCAAACTCACTATCGCCTGACCTTAAATTTACATCAAGAAGCCGCAGAATCTGCTTATTTATGCGGTGAATTCGAGGAGATGAGACAGCTAATTGATGAGCTACAGAAGCAGGCGAGCAATGTTTTGGATCAGATAAAGAGTTATGAAACCCGGATCTTAGCTTATAATGCTCAAAACCAATTGAGAGAAGGAATCACCATCGCATTAGAAGTATTAAAACTTCTGGGAGTCAACTTTCCCGAACATCCCACGGATGAAGATGTGATGCAAGCGCTCCAGCAGACTCAGGAAATTTTAGCTGAATGCGCCCGCACCGACAATTTGCTAAATTTTCCCACGATGAGCGACCCCTATAAATGGGCTGCTATGAAAATTATGGTGATGTCCTATAATGCCTCTTATTCAATTTATGGGTTATTTGCCCTGATAGTCTGTAAGCAGATTGATTTATCCGTTCGATATGGATATGCACCCCTATCAGCAGGAGCCTTTGCCTTTTATGGATTTATTCTCTGTCGTTCGGGACAATTAGAAAGGGGTTATCAATATGGTCAATTAGCTATCCAGTTATCTAAAAACTTAAATGATAGACAGGTTCAAGCCCGAGTCTATGCTTGGAGTTACTTTTTTACCACTCACGCCAAAGAGCATTTACACCTTAGTTTAAATCCATTTTTAGAAGGATATCAAGCCGGATTAGAAAGTGGAGACTTTGAGATTGCGGCCAATAATTTATGTTCTTATACCGTTAATGCTTATCTAGGGGGTAAAACTTTAGAAAACCTGGAAAAACAATCAGAAAATCATAGCATTTCAATGCGGGACTTAAAGCAGAAAAGCCCCTTGAATTGGCACGAATCATTCCGACAAGCTATTTTAAACCTTCGCGGAAATTCAGAAACTCCTTGGCGATTAATGGGCGAGGCTTTTAATGAAGAAATTATGAGGCCCCTAAGCCTGGAAGCAGGAGATGTCAGTTCATTACATAATATGTATTTGAACAAACTGATTCTGGCCTATCAGTTCTATGAAGTTCAAGATGCCCTGAATACGATTGCTGAGTTAGAGAAATATGTGATCAATGCCCTAGGAACACCCCTGGCTTTAGCATTCTATTTATACGATTCCCTCACCCACCTCGCCCTCTATCCCGACGCCCCGGAGTCGGAACAACAGCGCATCCTAGAAAGAGTCACCGCCAACCAGGAAACAATGCAACTCTGGGCGCAACAGGCCCCCATGAACTACCTGCATAAATATTATCTCGTCGAAGCCGAACGCGCCCGAGTCTTGTGCAACCCATCGGATGCCCGAGACTACTACGATCGCGCCATTACCCTCGCCAAAGAACACGAATATCTCAACGAAGAAGCCCTCGCCTATGAACTCGCCGCCCGTTTCTACATCGGACGCAACATCCCTCACCTAGCCCGTTTCTACCTCAAAGAAGCCCACTATGCCTATCAACGCTGGGGTGCCACAGCCAAAGTCCAACACCTAGAAACCCGCTATCCCGAACTCATCGAATTACGCACCTCCACCGGCAGCACAATCTCCACCACCACCACCAGTGGCAGCAGTTCCGGGGAAACCCTGGATATCGCCACGGTACTCAAAGCCTCCCAAGCGATTTCTAGCGAAATTCAACTCAATAAACTCCTGTCTCAACTCCTGAATCTCGCCATAGAAAATGCCGGGGCACAAAAAGGTGTACTGATTTTATCCGACAATAATCAACTCAAAATCGAAGCCGCCAAACTCCCGGATGGGAAAGTCCAAATCCTGGAATCATTACCCCTAGAAAGCGGCAACTTTGTCCCTCCTGCTATCATTAACTATGTCGCCCGGACCCAAGAAAATGTCATCCTCGCCAACGCCACCCAAGAGGGAATTTTCACCGCCGACCCCTATATTCTCCAACAGCAAACCCAGTCTCTTCTCTGTGCCGCCATTGTCAATCAAGGCAAATTGATTGGTATTCTTTACCTAGAAAATAACTTAGCAACCGGCGCATTTACCCAAGAACGGATTGAACTATTACAAGTCATTTCCGCCCAAGCTGCTATTTCCCTAGAAAATGCTCAACTCTACCGCACTTTAGAAGATAAAGTCATCGAACGCACCGCCCAACTCGCTGAGGCGAACGAAGAAATCAGCGCCCTGAATGAACTGCTGAAATCCGATAACCTGCGGATGAGTGCGGAACTCGATGTCACCCGTCAACTGCAACAAAAGATGTTGCCTCGCACTGAAGAATTGCAGGCGATTCCTGGGTTAGAAATTGCGGGATTTATGGAACCGGCAGATGAAATCGGGGGAGATTATTATGATGTGTTGAACCATGAGGGACATATCAAAATTGGGATTGGGGATGTCACGGGACATGGATTAGAAGCGGGGATGGTGATGGTGATGGTGCAAACTGCTGTGCGGACTTTGTTGGTAAATGATGAAACGGATTATGTGAAATTTTTAAATACCATCAATCGGATGATTCATGATAACGTGAAGCGGATGCGGACGGATAAGAACCTGACTTTAGCGTTACTGGATTATGCTGATGGGGTGTTGCGGATTAGTGGACAACATGAGGAGATTCTGATTGTCCGAGGGACGGGAGAAATTGAGCGACTGGATACGGTTGATTTAGGGTTTCCTGTGGGGTTAGAGTTGGATATTGCTGATTTTATTACTCAGGCGGAAGTGACGTTAAATCCCGGGGATGGGGTGGTGCTTTATACCGATGGGATACCGGAGGCGGAAAATATGGCGAAAGAGTTCTATGGGATGGACCGACTCTGTGAGGTGGTGTCCCAGCATTGGCAGGAGTCGGCAGAGGCAATTCGAGAGTTGGTGATTCAGGATGTGCGAGAGTTTATTGGGGAACAGAAGGTGTTTGATGATATTACTTTGGTGGTGATGAAGCAGCGGTGATGGGGGTTGGGAGAAATGGGGGAGATTCTAATACGGAAGCCGGTTATTAAAGGTCTGCAAAAACCCACACATAAGCATGGTGGGGTTACACTGACTAAGCCTGCCGACGCCGGATCAAGGAGAAAATCGACTTTTAAGAATATGAGCGATCGCCCTTACATTGAAGACATTGAAAGGTAATGCGTAACTTCTCCTCTAAAATGAAATCATCGGAGCAAGTGCTTCCGTCATCTTACCCGTGACCAACTCATTCCCTGTTGGACTCAGATGAATATGGTCTCGATATAAACTTGCTGGGTTTTCCACTGCATTAAAAGAGTCTAAAAAATCTAAGTAGGGGATTTGATGGTGTTGGGTAAATTCTTGCAGGCGCTGACGGGCTTTGATTTCATAGTCTCTAGGTCCCGGTTCTCCGAGTTCTCGCAATAATGGGGTGATTGCTACTAGAAATTGACCCTGGTTGGCGGTGACGATTTGCTGAATTTGATAAATCGCTTCTAAGTTTAATCCGACCCGATCGCCTTTTTCCTCGGGTAGCGTCGGTACTGTTGGCGCGGGTAACAGATATCGACTGACGATTTCTACCAGTGCTAAGGGAGGTTTTTTGTCAGGATAGTTGCGATCGCGTCCGACTTGTATAGAACTCGGTTGGGTTGCAAACAAATCATCGGTATTGATCAGCAACACCACTGCCTGAACACCAAAGGTCCCAAATTTCTCCAGATAGGCGTGTTCATTCCGGGGTCCCCAAGAGTTCGCCGAGGCGTTGAGCACTTCGATTTCAGGGGAATTCCCCGGGAGGCGTTCCGTGAGTTGTTGGCGCATTAAGGCGGAGAGGGTTTGCGCCTGATCAGTCCACCATCCGCCATTGGCAACGGAGTCTCCTAGCAACAAGACTCGCGGGGTGTCTGCGGCGGGGGTCACTGCCGCACCCCGCATGGAATATTCGTTAATCTCAATGCGATTGCCAAAGCGCCGCAGTTTCTGATTCGGTGCTAACAAATACCCGATGTTCTCATCCGGGATGTACATCAGAGGGTTGCCAAACCCAAAAAGCAGTCTGAGTGCCACTTCTACGGCGATGAACAGTCCCACAATTACCGCGATCGCCATCCCTATCATTTTCACAGATTTAACCTCCTCCTCCACCTTCAGCGTTTTTATCTCATCCCCCTATAATAAAATCGGGATTCACGACTTAATATGATTATAAGAATCCATAGGTAATTCTAGGCTAATGAACGTTCCTCCCATCCATCCTGACACAATTGAAGAAGTCAAGCAACGTGCTGATATCGTGGATATCGTCTCTGAGCGCGTTG includes:
- a CDS encoding AAA family ATPase; this translates as MMIPLFNDNYNILEKIHETSSSIIYRAISKIENFPVVLKILKDAYPSPQKIAQFKREYEITQTLLHYHGIIDTYGIGNQDNRWFISLEDFGAKSLKQLEIAGDLSLDNFLYIGIKIAKILSYLHQNHVIHKDINPSNILMNSTTQQIKIIDFGISTVLSRETPTFRSPNLLEGTLAYLSPEQTGRMNRSIDYRTDFYSLGATFYELLTGTVPFSTTDPLELVHSHIAKSPMPPHQMNPEIPEAISDIVLKLMAKNAEDRYQSALGLKADLEECLRQWQTSGNIIGFPLAIQDIYDRLQIPQKLYGREREVSRLLAAFEEVTSPTENQQAIPALMLISGYSGIGKTALVQEIHKPITREKGYFISGKFDQFQRNIPYASLIQALRSLIKQILTESEEKITQWREKLLTAVAPNGQVIIEVIPEFEAIIGTQNPVPPLPPAEGQNRFNLVFQNFIKVFTQPEHPLVIFLDDLQWADSASLQLVQRLMTAADSQYLFLIGAYRDNEVNPAHPLMLTVEEIKKDRPTVYEISLNPLALVDITQLISDTLHQRLDLVQPLAQLLQTKTEGNPFFLTEFLKTLYNEDLLIFDYNDRNWHWDIQRIQEQPIAENVVDLMAAKLHKLPVETQTALQLAACIGNQFDLATLALINETSARETAFALKPAMNQGFIFPLSDDYKLLELDVQNLGEGLLVDYKFAHDRIQQAAYSLIPPTEKQEVHLRIGRLLIQDKDPEELGGKLFNIANQFNLGRTLIQTTEERNKLAELNLQAGLKAKESAAYQPAYNYLKLGLELLSLQSWQTHYRLTLNLHQEAAESAYLCGEFEEMRQLIDELQKQASNVLDQIKSYETRILAYNAQNQLREGITIALEVLKLLGVNFPEHPTDEDVMQALQQTQEILAECARTDNLLNFPTMSDPYKWAAMKIMVMSYNASYSIYGLFALIVCKQIDLSVRYGYAPLSAGAFAFYGFILCRSGQLERGYQYGQLAIQLSKNLNDRQVQARVYAWSYFFTTHAKEHLHLSLNPFLEGYQAGLESGDFEIAANNLCSYTVNAYLGGKTLENLEKQSENHSISMRDLKQKSPLNWHESFRQAILNLRGNSETPWRLMGEAFNEEIMRPLSLEAGDVSSLHNMYLNKLILAYQFYEVQDALNTIAELEKYVINALGTPLALAFYLYDSLTHLALYPDAPESEQQRILERVTANQETMQLWAQQAPMNYLHKYYLVEAERARVLCNPSDARDYYDRAITLAKEHEYLNEEALAYELAARFYIGRNIPHLARFYLKEAHYAYQRWGATAKVQHLETRYPELIELRTSTGSTISTTTTSGSSSGETLDIATVLKASQAISSEIQLNKLLSQLLNLAIENAGAQKGVLILSDNNQLKIEAAKLPDGKVQILESLPLESGNFVPPAIINYVARTQENVILANATQEGIFTADPYILQQQTQSLLCAAIVNQGKLIGILYLENNLATGAFTQERIELLQVISAQAAISLENAQLYRTLEDKVIERTAQLAEANEEISALNELLKSDNLRMSAELDVTRQLQQKMLPRTEELQAIPGLEIAGFMEPADEIGGDYYDVLNHEGHIKIGIGDVTGHGLEAGMVMVMVQTAVRTLLVNDETDYVKFLNTINRMIHDNVKRMRTDKNLTLALLDYADGVLRISGQHEEILIVRGTGEIERLDTVDLGFPVGLELDIADFITQAEVTLNPGDGVVLYTDGIPEAENMAKEFYGMDRLCEVVSQHWQESAEAIRELVIQDVREFIGEQKVFDDITLVVMKQR
- a CDS encoding SGNH/GDSL hydrolase family protein — encoded protein: MKMIGMAIAVIVGLFIAVEVALRLLFGFGNPLMYIPDENIGYLLAPNQKLRRFGNRIEINEYSMRGAAVTPAADTPRVLLLGDSVANGGWWTDQAQTLSALMRQQLTERLPGNSPEIEVLNASANSWGPRNEHAYLEKFGTFGVQAVVLLINTDDLFATQPSSIQVGRDRNYPDKKPPLALVEIVSRYLLPAPTVPTLPEEKGDRVGLNLEAIYQIQQIVTANQGQFLVAITPLLRELGEPGPRDYEIKARQRLQEFTQHHQIPYLDFLDSFNAVENPASLYRDHIHLSPTGNELVTGKMTEALAPMISF